The Lycium barbarum isolate Lr01 chromosome 12, ASM1917538v2, whole genome shotgun sequence genome includes a region encoding these proteins:
- the LOC132623190 gene encoding probable methyltransferase TCM_000336: MDVEKVFHMTAGVGETSYSRNSSLQKKASDMVKHVILETVEEVCLTTMPKSIGIADLGCSSGPNTLSNIKEIIETVHRTSGTNKIFPQTPAEFRVFLNDLPSNDFNAIFQALPEFHHQLKSGPSNIDIAAYPGSFYGRLFPDNCLHFIYSSYSLHWLSRIPRGIYDEDGKSMNKGNIYISEKSPPLVSKAYFEQFQEDFSLFLCSRSEELVSGGKMVLILLGREGLHHADRGNAFFWNILSMSLTNLINKGQVDKEKLDSYEVHFYAPCKEEIVDMVNREGYFEVDRLEMFEVEKNIVGNGMSYGTMVAMTVRAIQESMIAHHFGESIIDSLFEEYGRLVDEEMAKEEIRPITFLLVLRKL, translated from the exons ATGGATGTTGAGAAGGTCTTCCACATGACTGCAGGAGTTGGAGAAACTAGCTATTCCAGAAATTCTTCACTTCAG aagaAGGCATCTGATATGGTGAAGCATGTAATCCTAGAGACAGTAGAAGAAGTGTGTCTCACAACAATGCCTAAAAGCATAGGCATAGCAGACTTAGGTTGTTCCTCAGGACCAAACACCTTGTCAAACATTAAAGAAATAATTGAAACTGTCCATAGGACAAGCGGGACCAACAAGATCTTCCCACAAACACCGGCCGAATTTCGAGTTTTCCTAAATGATCTTCCTAGCAATGACTTCAACGCCATCTTTCAGGCCTTACCTGAATTTCATCACCAGTTAAAGTCAGGTCCTTCAAATATAGATATAGCTGCTTATCCTGGCTCATTTTATGGAAGACTTTTCCCTGATAATTGCTTGCACTTTATCTATTCCTCTTATAGCTTGCACTGGCTATCAAGG atTCCTCGAGGAATTTATGATGAAGATGGAAAGTCCATGAACAAAGGCAACATATACATATCTGAGAAAAGCCCTCCTCTGGTTTCCAAAGCTTATTTTGAACAATTCCAGGAGGATTTTTCATTGTTCCTCTGTTCACGGTCAGAGGAGCTTGTTAGTGGAGGAAAAATGGTGCTGATTCTATTGGGAAGAGAAGGTCTTCATCATGCTGATAGAGGAAATGCTTTCTTCTGGAATATCCTCTCTATGTCATTAACAAATTTAATTAATAAG GGACAAGTGGACAAGGAAAAGCTTGACTCCTACGAAGTACATTTTTATGCACCATGTAAGGAAGAAATAGTAGACATGGTAAACAGAGAAGGGTATTTTGAAGTGGACCGACTTGAAATGTTTGAGGTAGAGAAGAATATTGTTGGGAATGGAATGAGCTATGGCACAATGGTGGCTATGACAGTTAGGGCAATTCAAGAATCAATGATAGCTCACCATTTTGGAGAATCTATCATAGACAGTTTGTTTGAAGAATACGGAAGATTGGTGGATGAAGAGATGGCAAAGGAGGAAATTAGGCCTATCACGTTCCTCCTCGTTCTTAGGAAACTATGA